The Rhodococcus triatomae genome includes a window with the following:
- a CDS encoding AMIN-like domain-containing (lipo)protein, with translation MSTERILPVAVLAAAVLALTACGSTEEAGPVAATTSVVSTAPEAADEVPTDTTESSATASAGAKLTVTDIRVGRHDGFDRVVYELDGEGSPGWRVGYVDEAVQDGSGRVLPVSGAGVLEVRIDGSAYPFDTGIEPFAGPAPVPGVPDGAVVEVTDALVFEGVAQSFVGVSSGDRPFAVTALSDPARVVVDVAH, from the coding sequence ATGAGCACCGAGCGGATCCTCCCCGTCGCAGTCCTCGCAGCCGCCGTGCTGGCCCTCACCGCCTGCGGGAGCACCGAGGAGGCCGGGCCCGTCGCGGCCACCACCAGCGTCGTCTCCACCGCCCCGGAGGCCGCCGACGAGGTGCCCACGGACACCACCGAGTCCTCGGCCACGGCGAGCGCGGGGGCAAAGCTGACCGTCACCGACATCCGGGTGGGTCGCCACGACGGATTCGACCGGGTCGTCTACGAACTCGACGGCGAAGGCAGCCCGGGCTGGCGCGTGGGATACGTGGACGAGGCCGTCCAGGACGGAAGCGGCCGGGTCCTGCCGGTGTCCGGTGCGGGCGTACTCGAGGTGCGTATCGACGGGTCCGCCTACCCCTTCGACACCGGGATCGAGCCCTTCGCCGGACCCGCTCCGGTACCCGGAGTGCCCGACGGCGCCGTGGTCGAGGTGACGGACGCACTGGTCTTCGAAGGGGTGGCCCAGTCCTTCGTCGGCGTCTCCTCCGGTGACCGGCCGTTCGCCGTGACCGCGCTGAGCGATCCGGCACGCGTCGTGGTCGACGTCGCCCACTGA
- a CDS encoding DEAD/DEAH box helicase, with protein MSDTERDPEPPTFADLDIDERVLKALSDVGYESPSPIQAATIPPLLEGNDVVGLAQTGTGKTAAFAVPILSRIDLSQKAPQALVLAPTRELALQVAEAFGKYSAHIPGLHVLPIYGGQSYGVQLSGLRRGAHVVVGTPGRVIDHLEKGTLDLSKLAYLVLDEADEMLKMGFQEDVERILADTPEHKQVALFSATMPGAIRKISKQYLHDPVEITVKSKTTTSSNISQRYIQVAHQRKLDALTRILEVESFEAMIIFVRTKQATEDLAEKLRARGFSAAAINGDIVQAQRERTIGQLKSGALDILVATDVAARGLDVDRISHVVNYDIPHDTESYVHRIGRTGRAGRTGEALLFVAPRERHLLKAIEKATRQPLAEMQLPSVEDVNAQRVAKFEDSITESLAADNLGLFRKMIEDYEREHDVPLVDIAAALALQSRDGADFLMAPEPPPPPRREREPRERPARKFDDGPKQAKSGADLMTYRIAVGKRHRVVPGAIVGAIANEGGLRRSDFGHISIRPDHSLVELPADLSRETLEALRRTRISGVLIQLQPDSGPPHGRPTGDTYSRDRGKPKKFGKQERRPRRD; from the coding sequence ATGAGTGATACCGAGCGTGACCCAGAACCCCCCACCTTTGCCGACCTCGACATCGACGAGCGGGTGTTGAAGGCGCTGTCGGATGTGGGGTACGAGTCACCCTCCCCGATCCAGGCCGCCACGATCCCGCCGCTGCTCGAAGGCAACGACGTCGTCGGTCTCGCGCAGACCGGCACCGGTAAGACCGCCGCATTCGCGGTCCCGATCCTGTCTCGAATCGACCTGTCGCAGAAGGCGCCACAGGCGCTGGTCCTCGCGCCGACGCGCGAGCTGGCGTTGCAGGTCGCCGAGGCGTTCGGGAAGTACTCCGCGCACATCCCCGGTCTCCACGTCCTGCCGATCTACGGTGGTCAGAGCTACGGCGTGCAGCTCTCCGGGCTGCGGCGTGGTGCACACGTCGTCGTCGGCACCCCGGGCCGCGTCATCGACCATCTCGAGAAGGGCACGCTGGATCTGTCCAAGCTCGCGTACCTGGTACTCGACGAGGCCGACGAGATGCTCAAGATGGGTTTCCAGGAGGACGTCGAGCGCATCCTCGCCGATACTCCCGAGCACAAGCAGGTGGCGCTGTTCTCGGCCACCATGCCCGGCGCGATCCGCAAGATCTCCAAGCAGTACCTGCACGACCCGGTGGAGATCACGGTCAAGTCGAAGACCACGACGTCGTCGAACATCTCCCAGCGCTACATCCAGGTCGCACACCAGCGCAAGCTCGATGCGCTGACCCGGATCCTCGAGGTCGAGAGCTTCGAGGCGATGATCATCTTCGTCCGCACCAAGCAGGCCACCGAGGACCTCGCGGAGAAACTGCGTGCGCGCGGGTTCTCGGCGGCGGCGATCAACGGTGACATCGTCCAGGCGCAGCGTGAACGCACCATCGGGCAGCTCAAGAGCGGCGCCCTGGACATCCTGGTCGCCACCGATGTCGCTGCCCGTGGGCTCGATGTGGACCGGATCTCCCACGTCGTCAACTACGACATCCCGCACGACACCGAGTCGTACGTCCACCGGATCGGTCGCACCGGCCGGGCCGGCCGCACCGGCGAAGCGCTGTTGTTCGTCGCCCCACGCGAGCGGCACCTGCTCAAGGCCATCGAGAAGGCCACCCGGCAGCCCCTCGCCGAGATGCAGCTGCCGAGCGTCGAGGACGTCAATGCCCAGCGGGTCGCGAAGTTCGAGGACTCGATCACCGAGAGCCTCGCTGCGGACAACCTGGGCCTGTTCCGCAAGATGATCGAGGACTACGAGCGCGAGCACGACGTGCCCCTGGTCGACATCGCGGCGGCGCTGGCACTGCAGTCCCGCGACGGAGCCGACTTCCTCATGGCGCCGGAGCCACCGCCGCCGCCCCGGCGGGAGCGTGAGCCGCGGGAACGGCCTGCGAGGAAGTTCGACGACGGCCCGAAACAGGCCAAGTCGGGTGCCGATCTGATGACCTACCGGATCGCGGTCGGCAAGCGGCACCGGGTGGTGCCCGGTGCCATCGTCGGTGCCATCGCGAACGAGGGTGGCCTGCGCCGGAGCGATTTCGGGCATATCAGCATTCGCCCCGACCACAGCCTGGTGGAACTGCCCGCAGACCTGTCCCGGGAGACGCTCGAAGCCCTGCGCCGCACCCGGATCTCCGGAGTGCTCATCCAGTTGCAGCCCGATTCCGGCCCCCCACACGGTCGACCGACCGGGGACACCTACAGCCGTGATCGCGGCAAGCCCAAGAAGTTCGGGAAACAGGAGCGCCGCCCTCGTCGCGACTGA
- a CDS encoding phosphoribosyltransferase encodes MHYRDRASAGRRLAASLEELRGTGAVVLGLPRGGVPVAHAVAHALGLPLDIVLVRKLGVPWHPELAMGAIGEGGARVLNEDVIRSSRVGSGDVARVERAESHELERRAHLLRSGRPALRLRDRTAVIVDDGMATGATAAVACQFARSAGANRVLVAVPIAMPEAVRRVQVVADRVVCPYTPDDLTGVGGAYADFHQLADAEVTELLDDRPDLTPHSGGS; translated from the coding sequence GTGCACTATCGCGACCGGGCATCGGCGGGCCGTCGGCTGGCGGCCTCGCTGGAAGAATTGCGGGGCACCGGGGCCGTCGTCCTCGGGCTTCCCCGCGGCGGAGTCCCGGTCGCGCATGCCGTCGCCCACGCCCTCGGGCTCCCGCTGGACATCGTGCTGGTCCGCAAGCTCGGCGTTCCGTGGCACCCCGAACTGGCCATGGGTGCGATCGGCGAAGGCGGCGCCCGGGTACTCAACGAGGACGTCATCCGCAGTTCCCGCGTGGGCTCCGGGGACGTGGCGCGGGTCGAGCGCGCCGAATCGCACGAGCTCGAACGGCGCGCGCACCTTCTTCGGTCCGGACGGCCCGCTCTGCGCCTGCGCGACCGGACCGCGGTCATCGTCGACGACGGTATGGCGACGGGTGCCACCGCCGCGGTGGCCTGCCAGTTCGCCCGGTCCGCCGGGGCGAACCGGGTGCTGGTCGCGGTGCCGATCGCGATGCCGGAGGCGGTGCGGCGGGTGCAGGTGGTGGCCGACCGAGTCGTCTGTCCCTACACGCCCGACGACCTCACCGGAGTGGGCGGGGCATACGCCGATTTCCATCAGCTGGCGGACGCGGAGGTGACGGAGCTTCTGGACGACCGACCAGACCTCACGCCGCACTCCGGTGGGTCGTGA
- a CDS encoding lipase family protein, giving the protein MSESDIRLPRWLLGVAALVCIAAGLALTLRPAASLDALVVLLGTALAGVGVAEIAGATRIRQRWLSVATGVIFLVGAAAVVAWPGATLSGLAPLTALTLIVGGIVKVLSGIRNGHRTSIAAGAASVTSIAAGAASVTSIAAGAASVIFGAVALSWPDATLLALAVLTGPVAVLFGFATGIRALRPTAHRPRRVAAVASVLALVAALGSLALSVRLNSERFTGPDAFYAAPADVPDTSGVLLRSEPWTADGIPDDTRAWRILYTTTRDEGVPAVASGVVVLPETSSPEPLPVLAWAHGTTGVAPKCAPSLSQEPYGTADAILGAATANGWAVVATDYVGLGTEGPHPYLIGQGQGRSVLDSVRAAHQLVPALELVPALDERTVVWGHSQGGNAALWTGILGPTYAPDVRLSGVAALSPATDLPGLVGYLAEIAGGAVFASYVADAYSRTYPDVDFAEVVAPEARTLAREDAGRCLGEGAIAVSVGTALAVPDILADGQPDERFLHRLAENTPDGPIDVPVLIGQGAADPLILESVQTGFVAKLCEQPRQIDYRTYPGADHNSVIAAESPLVPELIEWTVGRFAGEAVDDECGPIP; this is encoded by the coding sequence ATGAGCGAGAGCGACATCCGACTCCCGCGGTGGCTCCTCGGCGTCGCCGCCCTCGTCTGCATCGCCGCCGGTCTCGCGCTGACGCTCCGACCCGCCGCCTCACTCGACGCCCTGGTCGTCCTGCTCGGTACCGCGCTGGCCGGAGTCGGCGTCGCCGAGATCGCCGGTGCCACACGGATACGGCAGCGATGGCTGTCCGTCGCCACCGGCGTGATCTTCCTGGTGGGAGCGGCGGCCGTCGTTGCCTGGCCGGGCGCCACGCTCTCCGGTCTGGCACCGCTCACGGCGCTCACACTGATCGTCGGCGGAATCGTCAAGGTGCTCTCCGGAATACGGAACGGCCATCGCACGTCGATCGCGGCCGGTGCCGCTTCGGTCACGTCGATCGCGGCCGGTGCCGCTTCGGTCACGTCGATCGCGGCCGGTGCCGCTTCGGTGATCTTCGGGGCCGTCGCACTGTCCTGGCCCGACGCCACGCTGCTCGCGCTGGCGGTGCTCACCGGCCCGGTGGCGGTGCTGTTCGGGTTCGCGACCGGCATTCGGGCACTGCGGCCCACCGCTCACCGTCCTCGCAGGGTGGCCGCCGTCGCCTCGGTGCTCGCCCTCGTGGCGGCACTGGGATCGCTGGCGCTCAGCGTGCGGCTGAACAGCGAACGCTTCACCGGCCCCGACGCGTTCTACGCGGCCCCGGCCGACGTCCCGGACACTTCCGGTGTCCTGCTGCGCAGTGAGCCCTGGACCGCCGACGGCATCCCGGACGACACCCGTGCCTGGCGAATCCTCTACACCACCACTCGCGACGAGGGCGTTCCCGCGGTCGCGAGTGGCGTCGTCGTCCTTCCCGAGACAAGCTCGCCCGAGCCCCTTCCCGTCCTCGCCTGGGCACACGGTACGACCGGGGTCGCACCCAAGTGCGCGCCGTCGCTGTCCCAGGAGCCGTACGGGACTGCCGACGCGATCCTCGGGGCCGCGACGGCGAACGGCTGGGCCGTGGTCGCGACGGACTATGTGGGCCTGGGTACGGAAGGCCCGCACCCCTACCTCATCGGGCAGGGTCAGGGGCGTTCGGTGCTCGACTCCGTCCGCGCCGCACACCAACTGGTGCCTGCCCTGGAGCTGGTGCCTGCCCTGGACGAGCGCACCGTCGTCTGGGGCCACTCCCAGGGCGGGAACGCCGCCCTGTGGACCGGCATCCTGGGGCCGACCTACGCACCGGACGTACGGCTCTCCGGCGTCGCCGCTCTCTCCCCCGCCACCGACCTCCCCGGACTGGTCGGCTATCTCGCCGAGATCGCGGGCGGCGCCGTCTTCGCGTCGTACGTGGCCGACGCCTACAGCCGCACCTACCCCGATGTGGACTTCGCCGAGGTCGTCGCACCCGAGGCCCGGACACTCGCCCGGGAGGACGCCGGCCGCTGTCTCGGGGAAGGCGCGATCGCCGTGTCGGTCGGAACGGCACTCGCCGTACCCGACATCCTCGCGGACGGACAGCCCGACGAGCGGTTCCTGCACCGCCTGGCCGAGAACACCCCGGACGGACCGATCGACGTGCCGGTGCTGATCGGCCAGGGTGCCGCCGACCCGCTCATCCTCGAGTCCGTGCAGACCGGGTTCGTCGCGAAGCTCTGCGAACAACCGCGACAGATCGACTACCGGACGTATCCCGGCGCGGACCACAACAGCGTCATCGCCGCCGAGTCCCCACTCGTCCCCGAACTGATCGAGTGGACCGTCGGCCGCTTCGCCGGCGAGGCGGTGGACGACGAGTGCGGCCCGATCCCCTGA
- a CDS encoding ABC transporter ATP-binding protein, whose product MTTPAPDSPGPESPAPDSPAPDVAARAVGLSKIYGTGDTRVAALSEVSVEFAKGEFTAIMGPSGSGKSTLMHCLAGLDDATEGAVFLGDTDLTSLSDKEMTRLRRDRVGFVFQSFNLVPTLTALENITLPSAIAGRSPDAEWLDDVLSRLGLKDRLDHRPGELSGGQQQRVACARALASQPEIIFGDEPTGNLDSRSSGEVLSILRAAVDEFHQTVVIVTHDPRAAAYADRVVFLADGRTVDELRGPTAESVLDRMKQLDEVAAATGNG is encoded by the coding sequence ATGACCACCCCTGCCCCCGACTCACCTGGCCCTGAATCACCTGCCCCCGACTCACCCGCTCCGGACGTCGCCGCCCGGGCGGTGGGCCTGTCGAAGATCTACGGCACCGGGGACACCCGCGTCGCGGCGCTGAGCGAGGTGTCGGTGGAGTTCGCGAAGGGCGAGTTCACCGCGATCATGGGCCCCTCGGGGTCCGGGAAGTCGACGCTGATGCACTGCCTCGCGGGTCTCGACGACGCGACGGAGGGTGCGGTGTTCCTCGGGGACACGGACCTGACGTCGCTGTCCGACAAGGAGATGACCCGGCTGCGACGTGATCGCGTCGGCTTCGTGTTCCAGTCGTTCAACCTGGTGCCTACACTCACGGCACTCGAGAACATCACGCTGCCGTCGGCGATCGCGGGGCGCAGTCCGGATGCGGAGTGGCTGGACGACGTGCTGAGCCGGCTCGGTTTGAAGGATCGGCTCGATCATCGGCCGGGTGAGTTGTCCGGCGGTCAGCAGCAGCGTGTGGCGTGTGCACGCGCGCTCGCCTCACAGCCGGAGATCATCTTCGGTGACGAGCCCACCGGAAACCTCGATTCGCGATCGTCCGGTGAGGTCCTGTCGATTCTGCGCGCTGCGGTCGACGAGTTCCACCAGACCGTCGTCATCGTCACCCACGACCCGCGTGCCGCCGCGTACGCGGACCGGGTGGTGTTCCTGGCGGACGGGCGGACCGTGGACGAACTCCGCGGACCCACCGCCGAGTCCGTCCTGGACCGGATGAAGCAACTCGACGAGGTCGCTGCCGCGACCGGGAACGGCTGA
- a CDS encoding YchJ family protein, with protein MTSTSRPCPCGLPETYDACCGRFHRGAAAPTAERLMRSRYSAFARGLSDYLRDTWHPRTRPDRLDLDPGDRWTGLDVLATTGGGVFDSEGTVEFVAHRRGAPPMHEHSRFVRDGGRWAYLDGTHRR; from the coding sequence GTGACCTCCACATCTCGCCCCTGCCCCTGTGGGCTTCCCGAGACGTACGACGCCTGTTGCGGACGCTTCCACCGGGGAGCAGCGGCTCCGACCGCCGAGCGGTTGATGCGGTCGCGATACAGCGCCTTCGCCCGGGGGCTGTCCGACTACCTGCGGGACACCTGGCATCCCCGGACCCGGCCCGACCGGCTCGACCTCGATCCCGGCGACCGGTGGACGGGTCTCGACGTCCTCGCGACGACCGGTGGCGGAGTATTCGACAGCGAGGGAACGGTCGAGTTCGTCGCACACCGGCGCGGTGCGCCACCGATGCACGAGCACAGCCGATTCGTGCGTGACGGCGGCCGATGGGCGTACCTGGACGGGACCCATCGGCGATGA
- a CDS encoding carbon-nitrogen hydrolase family protein, with the protein MVDVAVCQFAPGTDKRENLRTVRALAAEAAGRGARVVIAPEYAMFTAPRTDERLVASAESLDGEFVSGLADVAAELRIHLVAGINEEIPGEDRISNTLVALGPEGELAATYRKLHLYDAFGVAESDVIRAGTIESPQTFAVDDLVFGMQTCYDLRFPEVTRRIVDAGAHVLCLPAQWVPGPLKEDHWATLIRARAIENTVYVAAADQSARTGAGGSMIVDPMGVVLAALGERVGTASARVEPDRLAQVRERNPALALRRFTVTERDPIATRDVR; encoded by the coding sequence ATGGTCGACGTCGCCGTATGTCAGTTCGCACCGGGCACGGACAAGCGCGAGAACCTGCGCACCGTACGCGCGCTCGCCGCCGAGGCCGCCGGACGCGGTGCCCGGGTGGTGATCGCCCCGGAGTATGCGATGTTCACCGCGCCGCGCACCGACGAGCGCTTGGTGGCCTCGGCCGAATCCCTGGACGGCGAGTTCGTCTCCGGACTCGCCGACGTCGCCGCGGAGCTACGCATCCATCTGGTGGCCGGAATCAACGAGGAGATCCCCGGGGAGGACCGGATCTCCAACACACTCGTCGCACTCGGTCCGGAAGGCGAGCTCGCGGCGACCTACCGCAAACTGCACCTCTACGACGCGTTCGGAGTCGCCGAATCGGACGTCATCCGCGCCGGCACGATCGAGAGCCCACAGACGTTCGCCGTCGACGACCTCGTCTTCGGCATGCAGACCTGCTACGACCTCCGGTTTCCCGAGGTGACCCGGCGCATCGTGGACGCCGGGGCGCACGTGCTGTGCCTGCCCGCCCAGTGGGTTCCCGGCCCGCTGAAGGAGGACCACTGGGCCACCCTGATCCGGGCCAGGGCGATCGAGAACACCGTCTACGTCGCCGCCGCCGACCAGAGCGCACGGACGGGGGCGGGAGGAAGCATGATCGTCGATCCGATGGGTGTCGTCCTCGCCGCGCTGGGCGAACGGGTGGGGACCGCGTCCGCCCGAGTCGAACCGGACCGGCTGGCTCAGGTGCGCGAGCGGAATCCGGCGCTGGCACTGCGGCGGTTCACGGTCACGGAGCGGGATCCGATCGCCACGCGCGACGTCCGGTGA
- a CDS encoding AI-2E family transporter — MTGRRLRREAPPAAPVPTVRTDSGWAIPRGLIVLLGLAATVIVVAGIAAFSGVIGPVFLALMLCIAVQPIQDWCHRRAIPAWIGMVLAVSTVYLTLLGLVGAMALSVAQLASHLPQYQDTVENMVDNGRHHLEQWGVDNQRIHDTVAGLDLGRVVEALEAGVSGTLGILSNLVFVFALVLFMCFDGMSLGARMKVVAQERPEIAYALHSFAVGTRKYLVVSTVFGLIVAVCDGIALWMLGIPLPVLWALLSFITNYIPNIGFVLGLVPPALLALLEGGPWLMFWVIVVYSVINFVIQSIIQPKFVGDAVGLSVTMTFLALVFWSWVLGALGALLAIPLSLLVKSLLLDIDPATRWTGALIGGSTAPVKPAERGESDADPGSGERT; from the coding sequence ATGACCGGGCGGCGCCTCCGACGGGAGGCGCCGCCCGCGGCGCCTGTGCCGACGGTGCGCACCGATTCCGGATGGGCCATTCCGCGTGGTCTGATCGTGTTGCTGGGCCTGGCCGCGACGGTCATCGTAGTGGCCGGAATTGCAGCGTTCTCCGGAGTCATCGGCCCGGTGTTCCTCGCCTTGATGCTGTGTATCGCGGTGCAGCCCATCCAGGACTGGTGCCACCGACGAGCGATTCCCGCGTGGATCGGAATGGTTCTCGCCGTCTCCACCGTCTATCTCACACTGCTGGGACTGGTCGGAGCCATGGCACTGTCGGTGGCACAGTTGGCGTCCCACCTGCCGCAATACCAGGACACTGTCGAGAACATGGTCGACAACGGCCGACACCACCTCGAACAGTGGGGAGTCGACAACCAACGTATCCACGACACCGTCGCCGGTCTCGACCTGGGCCGAGTCGTCGAGGCACTCGAAGCCGGTGTCAGCGGGACACTGGGCATCCTGTCGAATCTGGTGTTCGTCTTCGCCCTGGTGCTGTTCATGTGCTTCGACGGCATGTCCCTGGGCGCCCGGATGAAGGTGGTCGCGCAGGAACGTCCCGAAATCGCCTACGCGCTGCACTCCTTCGCCGTCGGAACCCGCAAGTACCTCGTCGTCTCGACCGTGTTCGGTCTGATCGTCGCAGTGTGCGACGGCATCGCGCTGTGGATGCTGGGTATCCCCCTGCCCGTCCTATGGGCGCTGCTGTCCTTCATCACCAACTACATCCCCAACATCGGATTCGTCCTCGGTCTGGTCCCGCCCGCGCTGCTGGCCCTGCTCGAGGGCGGACCGTGGTTGATGTTCTGGGTGATCGTCGTCTACTCGGTGATCAACTTCGTGATCCAGTCGATCATCCAGCCGAAGTTCGTGGGAGACGCGGTGGGGCTGTCGGTGACGATGACGTTTCTCGCGCTGGTGTTCTGGAGCTGGGTGCTCGGTGCCCTCGGAGCGCTCCTGGCGATTCCGCTGTCACTACTCGTGAAATCCCTGCTCCTCGACATCGATCCGGCAACCCGGTGGACGGGGGCGCTGATCGGCGGGTCCACCGCGCCGGTGAAGCCCGCCGAGCGGGGCGAATCGGATGCCGACCCGGGAAGTGGTGAACGGACATGA
- a CDS encoding ABC transporter ATP-binding protein, whose amino-acid sequence MSMEVTAWNSMYNAMHAQEDRRPFSRATLRRIGRFATPHRRSLLVYLLLSVVTAVLAVATPVLAGRVINAIVDGDGTGVVVGLALLIAVIALLEAALALVTRYLSATIGENLILDLRTAVFDHVQKMPVAFFTRTRTGALVSRLNNDVIGAQRAFSDTLSGVVGNVVTLAITLVVMVGISWQITLVALLLLPVFVIPAKWMGTRLAQLSREAANHNSVMSTQMTERFSAPGATLVKLFGRPDEESAEFAVRARRVRDIGVRTAMLQSVFVTALTLVSALALALVYGLGGFYALAGTLDAGAVVAMAMLLTRLYSPLTSLASARMDVMSALVSFERVFEVLDLEPLVRERPGATAVDAGPVSVEFDSVDFAYPSADQVSLASLEEVATLDTRGGVTVLRDVSFTARPGQMVALVGSSGAGKSTIAQLVPRLYDVDHGAIRIGGTDVRDLTAESLRHTVGMVTQDGHLFHDTVRANLLLARPDATADDLADALRRARLDDLIAALPDGLDTVVGERGYRLSGGERQRLTIARLLLAGQRVVILDEATAHLDSTSEAAVQEALGEALAGRTSLVIAHRLSTIRAADLILVVENGRVVERGNHDTLLDAGGRYADLYRTQFAPAAEPLENGLVHG is encoded by the coding sequence GTGAGCATGGAAGTCACCGCGTGGAATTCGATGTACAACGCGATGCACGCGCAGGAGGACCGGCGGCCGTTCTCCCGCGCCACCCTGCGCCGGATCGGGCGGTTCGCGACGCCGCACCGCCGTAGCCTCCTGGTCTATCTGCTGCTCAGTGTGGTCACCGCGGTACTCGCGGTGGCAACACCGGTGCTCGCCGGACGCGTGATCAACGCGATCGTGGACGGTGACGGTACCGGGGTCGTCGTCGGTCTTGCGTTGCTCATCGCGGTCATCGCGCTCCTCGAGGCCGCCCTCGCACTGGTCACGCGCTACCTGTCCGCCACCATCGGCGAGAACCTGATCCTCGATCTACGCACCGCCGTCTTCGATCACGTGCAGAAGATGCCGGTGGCGTTCTTCACGAGGACCCGGACCGGGGCCCTGGTCTCCCGGCTCAACAACGACGTCATCGGCGCGCAGCGCGCCTTCAGTGACACCCTGTCCGGGGTGGTCGGCAACGTCGTCACCCTGGCGATCACCCTGGTCGTGATGGTCGGGATCTCCTGGCAGATCACGCTGGTCGCACTACTGCTCCTGCCGGTGTTCGTGATCCCGGCCAAGTGGATGGGCACCCGTCTGGCCCAGCTCAGCCGGGAGGCCGCCAACCACAACTCGGTGATGAGCACCCAGATGACGGAACGGTTCTCCGCACCGGGCGCCACGCTGGTCAAGCTCTTCGGCCGGCCGGACGAGGAGTCCGCCGAGTTCGCCGTCCGGGCACGCCGCGTACGGGACATCGGCGTCCGTACCGCGATGCTGCAGTCGGTGTTCGTCACGGCACTGACACTCGTCTCGGCGTTGGCGCTCGCGCTGGTGTACGGGCTCGGCGGGTTCTATGCCCTGGCCGGCACCCTGGACGCCGGTGCGGTGGTGGCCATGGCCATGCTGCTCACCCGGCTGTATTCACCGCTGACCTCCCTGGCCAGTGCCCGGATGGACGTCATGAGCGCACTGGTCAGCTTCGAGCGGGTCTTCGAGGTCCTGGACCTCGAGCCGCTCGTGCGCGAGCGGCCGGGCGCGACGGCGGTCGACGCGGGCCCGGTCTCCGTCGAGTTCGACTCGGTGGACTTCGCCTACCCGTCCGCGGACCAGGTGTCGCTCGCCTCGCTCGAGGAGGTCGCGACCCTCGACACCCGTGGTGGGGTGACGGTGCTGCGCGATGTCTCGTTCACCGCCCGGCCCGGCCAGATGGTGGCCCTCGTGGGGTCCTCCGGGGCCGGAAAGTCCACGATCGCCCAGTTGGTACCCCGCCTGTACGACGTGGACCACGGGGCGATCCGGATCGGCGGCACCGACGTCCGTGACCTGACCGCCGAGTCCCTCCGGCACACGGTGGGCATGGTCACCCAGGACGGCCACCTATTCCACGACACGGTGCGGGCGAACCTCCTACTCGCCCGCCCGGACGCGACCGCGGACGATCTGGCCGACGCGCTGCGAAGGGCCCGGCTCGACGACCTGATCGCCGCGCTACCGGACGGCCTGGACACGGTGGTCGGAGAACGCGGCTACCGGCTCTCCGGCGGGGAGCGTCAACGTCTGACCATCGCGCGCCTGCTGCTCGCGGGGCAGCGAGTGGTGATCCTCGACGAGGCGACCGCCCACCTGGACTCGACGTCCGAGGCAGCGGTGCAGGAAGCCCTCGGTGAGGCACTGGCGGGTCGCACATCGCTCGTGATCGCACACCGTCTGTCGACCATTCGGGCCGCCGACCTGATTCTCGTGGTCGAGAACGGCCGTGTCGTCGAACGCGGTAACCACGACACTCTCCTCGACGCCGGCGGTCGATACGCGGACCTGTACCGCACTCAGTTCGCGCCCGCCGCGGAACCGCTCGAGAACGGGCTCGTGCACGGCTGA
- a CDS encoding HdeD family acid-resistance protein has translation MVTQSSSLAKQVWWIALIRGIFAIIFGIIALAWPQITVLALVVVFGVYAIIDGVVAVARAVQHRKIDSGWGWWAALGVVSVVAGIVALVWPGITAVVLLYLIAFYAIFFGILGAVGSFKLKDIPGSGWGWLLFASLLAVALGIVLLVANPAAGIIGLTWVLGWYAILFGVMVVIAAFQIRSWVDSAND, from the coding sequence GTGGTTACACAGAGTTCGAGCCTGGCCAAGCAGGTGTGGTGGATCGCCTTGATCCGCGGCATCTTCGCGATCATCTTCGGCATCATCGCCCTGGCCTGGCCCCAGATCACCGTCCTCGCCCTCGTCGTCGTCTTCGGCGTCTACGCGATCATCGACGGCGTCGTCGCGGTGGCCCGCGCAGTCCAGCACCGGAAGATCGACTCCGGGTGGGGATGGTGGGCCGCACTCGGCGTCGTGTCCGTCGTCGCCGGCATCGTCGCCCTGGTCTGGCCGGGGATCACCGCAGTGGTGCTGCTGTACCTGATCGCGTTCTACGCCATCTTCTTCGGCATCCTCGGCGCTGTCGGCTCGTTCAAGCTCAAGGACATTCCCGGCTCCGGATGGGGGTGGTTGCTCTTCGCCAGCCTGCTGGCGGTGGCGCTGGGCATCGTCCTGCTGGTGGCCAACCCCGCCGCCGGAATCATCGGTCTCACCTGGGTACTCGGCTGGTACGCGATCCTCTTCGGCGTGATGGTCGTGATCGCCGCGTTCCAGATCCGCAGCTGGGTCGACAGCGCGAACGACTGA